The Anticarsia gemmatalis isolate Benzon Research Colony breed Stoneville strain chromosome 12, ilAntGemm2 primary, whole genome shotgun sequence genome segment CATCATTGTCCTGCATTATGCTggcagtaaaaaataaaaaaaaggtaattaAATGAGTGTGTGTTCATAGCTCGATGCACACTCTGATCGATGTGCTGGTTAGGTAAATAGGTAGTAGGTTAAATATTAcggttattaaataaaatataacaaaaataagtcTAGCTAGAGTTGAGGAAGGAAACAATAAATTACGTTTCTAATGTAgctattgattttatttagtaaataaacattgattGTTAGCAGAGTAAAAAcctaaatcattattttgagAAATGTGATAAATGTTAACAGTATCATCCCAAAACTGtcgtttaaaataaaccttagaATAAAAGGCAAGAACGAagatgtaagtaaatataaatcacCAAAGGAAACTACTATTACCCGAAGGCATAGacacattaattaatatctacAGGGCAATGTAAGCGGCTAGTTTTAAATGaatcaaagtaaaataactACTTCATACTAGTATGTGAGACCCTCCACAGCTCAGTATAAACCGTTATTCTCGTTATTTCCTGTGGGAACCGCGCTACACTTTTTATCAACTACTGCAATTACGATTTCTCATGTCAAGCTCTGTGATTGAATAAGGTTTTCACCGAAACAATGGCGCGTTTTCTGTTGTGtgctttatttaatcaaatacgTGGATTTAATAACGCAAACTgtcataaaaaatctaaattatcaTTGTTTACTGTTACATTGTGTAATTATCACGTCGCGTCAGTTAAAGGTAAATTTTGAATCAATTTAgcataattttagaaatatttcaaaaacaaaattaactgacatttaattctaaactttcaaattatttatttgcaaattttaatacaaaaggtcagcgtgatgatatatagcctatagcattcctctataaatgggctatctaacactgaaagaacttttcaaatcggaccagtagttactgagattagcgcgttcaaacaaacaaactcttcagctttataatattagtatagatttatcatTTAAAACCATATTTAGCATTACTTTTActattcattacatttttttttaaatacgttctTACGCTATCGTGGCACTGGGGTGTAATATTAAAGACACCATAAATCAAAACGCCGTTATAAAATttgaaagtataatattattccaACAAAGTCGTCGTATAGTCCCCGAAGCACCCAGTTAATGTTTCAAAGAATGTTAATAGGCAGTAAAATTAGTTATGAAAATGTTACAACGCGTATTAGCTTTATGACGCGAAGTACACGAACTCTTATCATTAAGCGTACTCACGTAATGAATTGATGTAAATAGGACGACAGTGTACAGACACTTTGTTTGAAGGATTAAAATTTGTATAGTTTGATGACACTTCATACAGCTTCGAGTTGAACTATAGTCGACTTTAGGAGGATgatcattttattgtttaagcagAAGGTAAAGATTGTtgtgttttatgatattttgcAAATTTATTCGAAAACGTACAAGCGAAAGTTTATTCTGTGATAGTAACGTTTATCATAATATCTGCAAAGTAAGGTTGAGTATCGGTAAAATATTGAtcttgaagaaaattatatcGCTTAAGCCGCAAATATTTGCGTTAAACATTAAACTGGGGTAAGTGttaaaattgatacaaaataGGGAACAAAAATTCTCgatttcgtaaaaatattacagaataAATTTGCCATTGAATTTCTTCTTCGAAAATTGGGtagtttaatataaagttaatcaACATCTAGCGGCACCGAAGCGCAGTTTAATAGACAATGTACCTAATAACATTTCTGGTTCAATTTCTCACCGAATGCCAGAACAAATTCTTGGAAAATTTAACATTACTTACGGAAGTAAGTGTCTTGATGAAAATGGGCAACAGGTGTAACGCCCGCAAATCTGTCAAGCGTGAATTGAGTTTTAAATAGGTAGTATTTACACACGTGTAAGAGTTCACTGCAAACGTTTCACTGTTGGTTTGTTCAGCACATATTTATCTCAGTTTTATGGTACATATATGGTATAATGTGTAATATTTACAAGTAAGGTGTTTGAGAATTTAAACGGTTCTGTGCCTCGGTACTTAAGGTCTTATTCTAGGTAGCAGAATTAGTAGTTCAATATTTTCTCTCTGCATGTGTTATGAGataacaataaagttttattatagtcTTGACTTCGAAGATGGCACATTGTGTATTAACTGATAAATGTATATGTCAGTCAGTTAGATAAAAACATCCCTGTGATCTTTATGAGTTAGAATCTCATGTTTACCAAAGGTCTGGGCAACTTTTGTACTTATCGGTGGCAGTACTATAAGCCACCTATTTGTACTTATAACTAGGAAGCAAATTAGCCTACAATATCTATTGAAATAAGTCAACACACGTGTTCATCAGCTTACAAAGACTCGTCCGAATTCCCTTTAGAATTCTTATCGCATATAAAGTAGAGGAAGGCCGACACACCTTTTATCTAGTAGCTACTTGGTGAGGTCGTGCAGCCTTTTTATAAACTCAGTCCCGGCCTTGGCCCGACGCAGGGACCCCTCTCCCTACATACTAACCTTTACAGCGTTCAACGGACTGTGACGATGCTTCCACAACCATCCTTTAATGAACCTTCTGACTCATTATAAGCCCACGACAACATAGACCTAATTTAAATGGTCAGATATCGGAACGATTAGCTGTTTATTGTACCTAGGCAACCGAAATAGCACATCGTGCTTTGATAGCGAACGTTTCGGTTGTGTGCTGTGCAAAGGTAGTTTTGTATAGAGGATTTTGCGTGCGTGCTGTGTTAAAAGGGCAGTGGATATCGAACATTGAAATGTAGTGTGAAAATTATAACTACTGAGTGAAGAACATAATCTTGTTATCTTAGATCATTATGTGTGATACGATCGGTGTTTAATTGGGATTTACTGCGTGACTTTATATGGATTGCGTCTGAGTTATCGTATTTTGTACTAAAGGTAAACAACAAACCTATACCTACGAACATAATGAAACTTAAAGATggtatcaaacaaatatttaatgttacgtttctgaaaaaatatttaagtttaaaatgtagaaTTGTGCATAAAACGCAAAAAAGGCAACTAAcgggtaataaaaaaataaaattatggacAACAAAAGATATAAGcgaaaacaaaaattacttacAACAAAAGACAAACTAacaatttgattaaaatgtcaaaaaaatatatacataaagaaacaaaagaaggcagacaatacaatacatattaatatttaattaaacgaggatgtatgttgttttatttattttgttgtaatgtagaacatttttttaccagtaatatttcttttacaGAAACATAGATGCGAAGATGACGAGAAAGTTTCTATTCTGTTTTCCCCTTAGGCTTGGGAATATAATATTTGGATACATTGTGATAGTAAGTATTGCTTTATTTACTTAGGCATGTATACGGAGTGCCTTCATTTCGGAAATCATATTACCTTTTCTTGCAAGTGAAGCGTAATATCGTAAGGGAATTTTACTAAGAAGTAAACCTTTATGGAGATTCCtccttatattaattttaatagtgtaCGAGGAAACTCCTTCATGTGTTATTCATATTAAGCAATATTAAAAGCTTATTTAATACCCTTGctgtcttaataataaaaatcgtgTAAGCACATATTAGTTGAACAGTGTTTTGTGACTTTCAATTAAtgttaaaactgtaaataagCGAAAAGGCtaattcaaatacaaaatatactttatttcgtaaacttcgtaccAAAAAGTTGAATagtcatataattttttgacaaaacatTATATACCCAATCGGACCTTACATGACATTTATTAGAGACTGATAGTTTTCAAATACTAAGATAAAAATCGATTGACTATAGTAGCTATTATCTATAACAGTGGTACAAGATGTAGGTTATTTCGCTAACGCCTTAGCGGTTATTGTTTACCAGATGTAGACGTTCTGCGGCTTTGCTGTAATAATTATTGCAGGCGCTTTAACCGCAATCCGTTGATAAGTCAATATGTACTATTAGTTTATGCATTAACCTGAagctttaacaataaatattaacttatttaatacGATTATAATAGGACCcatgttaaataaattgatagtttattcaattttcaattACCTAGAGTGTAGCAATCACTTGCATTTCGTAGTTTTTAAATCCATTTTCTCACTTAttcacattataattatattacttaaaaaaactacaaacgaattttaaagtcaatattatttaaattccaacttttcaattttaatagtaaacttTATAGACTAATTAAATGAGTTCGAAAATTATTCCTAATCAAAACTAATTCTCTAATCAAACTAATCCTTTTTGTTTCAGTTAATAGCGATAGCAACTGTAGCATTCCACTTATACGAGTTATTATTAAACCTGACCAATGACTACTATCAGAAGACTGAAAAGTTCAGCAACTTTCAAAACTTGGAGAACATATTCGGTTCATCAAAAGAATCGCTGGAGAGGATCATAGTACTCACATATTACCTCACTTACATCACGATAGCAATGTTCCTGTTTCTATTCGCAATTATGTTCACTTGTGGTGCTTATAAGGtaagatattaataacattCTCCTGGCCGATGTTAGACTACAGCGGCCAGTTTTATCCAAACCAGGAAAATGTGCGGGTCTTTATGTAAAGTCTCTACTGTGTGCACAATAATATCCTCCTGGCCGAAATTCGGCTACGACGtgcagtttcattgaaaccaaccAGCTTTGCGGGACTATATCTATGGTGTCTAAATGTGTGCACAACACACAGGTccactctctattcccttactctAATAGGTGAGACGGCTAAACTTACCTGACTTATATGTCAGGCGCAGGACccacggctttacgtgctctccgaaagACCAGATATTATACAACTCCATGTTATTCGATGTTTGTATGTCAAGGGTTGATAAGTACtctaattaaataagaaaatagtgAGTCATTAAGGCTTTATAAAGTAAACATCCGGTCAAGGCAACGTCACTTATTTTCGAACAAAGAGCATTCAATATTTGTTAACATTATTCTcctcttttttttaagttgcaCAAAACAGCTCTGAGAATTTCCTTAAAGGTAAACCTTATAATACTACACAATCTTAAAACCAACCCCTAACCGCAATGACGGCAATAAGGCGGTCGCTCTAGAAACCAAAATGGCAGTTACTTTCACCCGTTGTATCCCGACTATGTAACAAAACAATCTGACGCCTTACTTAATACCGAAAAGCTTcgttaagttaataaataaaactaacttaaCTGCATGTTAGACAGTGGTTAACGAGTTCACCTCGTCGCAATAACCATAGGGTGGGTTCAAATCCTACCAGGGACATATGTCTGAtgatctgttctgagcctggttgttaaccTGTAtctaattatgtatttagaagtatataagtaggtatttttttagttatttagcTACGATAGTACAACTTgctaagtttggaatcaaataaccgtgtgtggtGGGTTGtccaattacattatttatatcgtAATAATTACATTGTGAGGAAATTTCAACTACGTAATAAAACAATCTGACGCCTTAATACCGAAAAGCTCAGTAAAGTTAGTAAGTTAACAGAAAACACAAACGTGTAACACAACGTAAACAATATCATCGAATCTATAAAGTTTGTACAACAGTTGCGGGTAAATTGTAAGTGCTAACACATCTGGCCAATCGCAATTTATATCCATTAGTTTGATTAGAAAATATCAACTAGTTACGAGTTTGTACGGGACCGTAGTTTGCttgtataatttgaaatttcaaaagttttaacTGGTTAAATTTTTACAAGGGAATTTTCCAGCGTAAAATATAAAGAAGTTAAGAAAAGTACTCGAAGCTTTTTACATTTTAGCACAGGTTTTCTTACTAATACTCCTAGGAAAGTGAACTGACCACTTTACCTACTTACTGTGTTTCCAAGATTAACCCGGAAACACCGAAATTtaccatttattttacaaaaaatcaatcaaatcttTTAAGAATATCGTTAACATAACACAATATACAGACATCACAGTTGAGTGAACACAAGAAATCGTAATTTTACAGTGACATAATACCACTTCGATTGAAGTAGCAAGTACACTTGTACATGACGTAGGTCCACTTAGCTTTTTTATACCATGACGTGACTCGATACGATTCGAAGCACAGCACGAAATGTACTCAGCCAATAATACGAGCGATGCACGCACCAAacgaatatattatgtaacagaTTGCGGAATTAGAGAGGCCATATTATATATcaatcaaatgaaataaattaaaagacaaattagttttcttagaaattttCTACTATTAGACTAGATGATACTTTCGAAGATTGGTGTTACGGCATAGCTTAATGAAACAGCGGGCAATTACGTagataaatacttttataccaATAAACGGGACTTGTTTTCACAAAACAAATCCTAGAAGAGTATAAGCTATGCAACAGTGTATTGATTTCAAACATCTGGATAGAGATTGTATTGCACTAGCAAAGGCAGATCCAAACGGCTCGCCATTTCCGTACGCAGTAATAAATGAAATGGAGGAGAAAATCGAGTATCAGATgcattgatgtttttttttttattgcaggcAAACCACTGTTTAGTGACGACGTTCTTCGTGTACAGCTTCTTTCATTTGTTCTTCTCTATAATATTGGTCGTGTGGGAGGCGTTATCTGCTGGCTGGATACAACTCGGATTAATTGCACTGTCCGATTGTAAGTACCAATATATGCTTaactttgattttatatttgagtGTATAAATACTACTTAAGTAATAGATGGTAAACCTATTCAGAACTCTAGatattttcgaaaaaatattatagactGCAGGAACGTTAGTTATGTTATACGTTTTAATCATAAGATCTTAGCCATTTGAAAGTTTAGGTTGTTACTATCAACATTCTAAACCACAAAGATTggttttttttcaaacataaacACTGCAATCTGAATGCAgctaactttttatttttcaacaagaTCTAGACGGTAATTGATTGCAGAAAAAGTGTAATCATAATCACTTTAATATCTAATTTCTCGCTCTTTTGCTTTAACGCTTTCTTCTCGAGATGAAGATTATGAAATAGAAGTCTTTCTAGCTGCAATTTTCAAATCCGATAGAAATTCATTCCGATCCGCTACCAATTGAAATTTCCACTTGATCGTGAACTGAATGGGCTTTACCATTTCTTATTACAATCATAACGAACTAGGTCCTTCTAAAACGGCGATCTTGGAATTGTGCACGGGAAATATCGTTGAACAATTTGCTCGTTTCGAATTCAAGTTTAAGAAGGCTTAAATAAATTGGAAGGTTTTCGACTAATGgcctgaaataatattaaaataactagatGGATTTTTATGgtagtacatacctacatagtacatacatatataaaatcacgcgttcttcccataggggtaggcagagactagagaacatTTTTGGGTACATGTTTAAGATATTAGTTAGTAATTTGATTTCATTAGGTACATTTTCTAAAACTCTACTCCAGTGAGTCCATTTCCATATTGCACAAGTGCGGGAAGCATTCAGAAGTTGTTCAACACTTGCGTAGTTCGTAGCCCATAATTACTAGATGTTTTTAGTAAGGAACTATCGGATAGTTAAACGCCTTACAATAATCACTGTTAATTACCTTACATAGTTTCTCTTACTTGCTTCATTGCATAAAgcaatataaaactcaaaatataattCCGCATAATAtgtattcaacaatattttattatgctagCATTGTACCAAGCTTGTTATAAAGTAAGTACATTCAAAAATTATTAACACATGCTCGATTTTTTCTGTTACTCAGATGAAATCCTATAATGTTACTAAAGCGATCTTGTTCCCACTAAACACAGCGAAACTATTTTgttcgtataattttattactgagGCCGGTAAACAtatcataactttaaaaataggTAAATGATGTCCACGTGCGCAAATCTCAATCTATATATtctactagcggacccgacacacgttgtcctgtctaataaattgaaaattaattaaaaaaacattgtccagcggacaaaattgtgaatctaaaccattctcagatccccttgaacacacacaaaaaatttcatcaaaatcggtccagtcgtttaagagaagttcagtgacatacacacttacagaagaattatatatatatatagcctactagcggacccgacacacgttgtcctgtctaataaattgaaaattaattaaaaaaacattgtccagcggacaaaattgtgaatctaaaccattctcagatccccttgaacacacacaaaaaatttcatcaaaatcggtccagtcgtttaagagaagttcagtgacatacacacttacagaagaattatatatataaagatatagaaGTAAGCTCTAATACATTTGTGTGTTTGTTCCAGTGCTCCTGATAATTTGTCTGTTCAGCGTCAAATATCTGATGGAAGCGATCCGGACAGGAAACATCTACTGTCGACCGGGAGAAGTTTATTACACATATTGATTTAATATTCTCTCTAAGACACAAGTCACAAGCACTCAGTGatcaatatatgtatgtttatactGTGATTGCGGATGTGTagatacttatttgttttatttttgaactttAATATAAGTGGACCAAATGTTTTCATTGTGGAGAATATaacttttatgaaatataataagttgTGTAAAGAAGTTAGTTACAATTTGATTAGTTCAAAGATCTGTTTCTATACTATGTTACTTGTTATGCATAAGACTAATAGTAAAAATTACCCCCGGTTTAgcgattttttatatgagtttaaacgctattgaatagataaactaccgctaaatgtacttcagaaaccgggggtaccACCCAGTTTCATGGCTTATCTTTCtgattaattgaaaattaaaacaaaacttgtatAAGTTATCTGACTTATTCATTTAATAGGAACTTGTCAGACAGTGGTAAAACTGGCCATAAATGTTACGTCACACGCTCACTTCAAGTACAcaaaagtaatttcaataataatgatGTTAAAAAAGTTATAGTCGTCAACAAAATTTTGGCGACCGTTAAAGTCTCGCAAACATTAAGAAGAACATTAACATGAAATGAAAGGTCAAGTTACGTTTTATTATGTgccaaaatgtattttgtatccTGTACAACTGTAAAATTACCGTTAGTGACATGAAAGTTAAATGTTAATGTCAAGTTTGATAGCATAGATTGCAATAACGTACTATCAATCTAAGTCATCAGTTAATGTATGGACCAATCCAAAAAAGCTGCTATCAAAATGTTAAGATCTGTATCAGATCGTATTCTGAAGTTTCTAATGTGTTCAAAGTATGTGACAAGTTTAAAAAAGACTAcaggaatattttaaaatcatttattttgtaagtcaAAGAcacctttatttataaaataaataataaatacaaaacaacacaACTTGAGAATCACAACGGTCTTACAAATAACAGTGAGATAAGTTAATAATAcctaaaacttattttacaaaactatgtTTACATCACAATCGTACTAACTCAATCACTCGAAGACAACTTGTTTACAATCcactcaaaataaattatattttattaaatagttaataaatatcttatgtaACTAAACTTTATCGtcgatatttatataataaattgtctATTTCCGAATCTTCTGTTCTACTTATTTCTCTTCTTCGCCGTTTACCAAGCATCATGGGGACTACCATTGCCATGGTTGCGGGCACCATGCCGGCGCCAACAGCTGCTAATAATGTCGAAGAATCTGGTGAAACGTTAGATACAACACGTCTCTTCAATACCCTGTTCTTTGATTTAACAGGTCTGAACTGTGTTGCAGCAACATCTAAGTCGTGCCTTTTATCCATGTCCCGTTTAGATTCCTCCACAGTTTGAAAGCTTTTTTCTACTTCCAATAAGCCTCCGTGAGATGTCGTCATATTTGTATGCGCTTTATCTACAGGTAATACTGTCAAAGCTACAGCTTGATGTGATGTCATAGTTGATAAGTCTGCACGATCGTCAGCTTGGGGTGGCGGTGGATTTAAAGAACGTTGTCGCTTCTTATTCCTGTATCCTTTAGTTGTAGATAACAATACCCATTGGCCATCACCGTAGGGTGGACGAGAGACTCGATCATTGTCATAATCAGGCGGTCCAGCATAAACTACTTGAGTTGGTTTTCTGAAGGGACGCTTCTGAGACATACTTGGTGATTGGTGGAGAGCTTCGTACTCGTATGGGAAGTTAGGAGGTCGGTTATCAGTCAAAACTGAATCTGACATGCCGTAGAACACCGTATCATCACTAGGATAGTTGTCATGATTATCACAGTTTGGTCTATGTGGACGTCTTCCTTCATCGGGAGCCCATGAAGTCGGGTAAGTcgcttgctgaggtttattCCAGGTTGGCTTTGAAGGGATCTCAGAATCGTATTCCTGAGGCACATGTAACTTGTTATTAATGTATCCAGGACGAGGTACAGCAGGCCGCTTTTGAGGATAGCTGTAACTATTCCCAGATTCCTGACTGGAAGGAAATCTGTCCTCGTCAGTCGGGAAACGGTCGTCGTCGTCGTTCCAATgatttggtttttgttttttaatgtttggttTCCATTTTGATATCTTACTTGTTGACCACGCAACTGGCTCCAAAGTCACCCAACCGTCTTTATCATCATAGGGATGTTTGTGTTGTTTAACTTTCAACCGATTCCATGTAGTATAAACTTTACCACTTTGATCTTCGTTATTGATTATATCACTATTCATCGAGGTATAACGATCAGCTTTTATTTTATCCTTCTTCAGTTTGGCAGCGAGGGCGGAAATAGCTTGTAATCGGTCCTGTGGGAAATCTCCGTAATCCTTGAGTTTATCGGCTGTCAATACATAATCGTCGAATGCTTCATCTTCCTCGTTATTGTAACCATCCTGACAAGAAGGCCCATAACACCTGGGTCGATTTCCGTCCAAGTCGTGCACAATATGAGTCATAAGATTCTTCATTTCCACGTCGtccttatttttgttatgttcaAAAGCGATCTCCTCCCATTTATCTTGACCAGGTTTTACATCATCAGGAGCTTTTTCTATGATCGTGATTGGGTCTTTTCCGGGTACATCGAGCTGGTATGTTTTCATTTTCTTGTCATATTTCTCTATCTGTGTCGGGTCATCGCAGTTGGTAAGCGCAAGGGCAAAAACGTAAAAAACAAATAGTCGCACTGTTATTTTCATCGTGTTTATTTTCACTTTCGTTTGTTCGCGTGTCGGCGCGCGGGCAATGCGCGCGGGTACTGAGCGCTGGCGGTCGCCGCAGCCCACTGATATAGTTTTGATAGTGGATGCACACTAACCCTCCCTGCGCTCTAATGCAATGCTGATTCAGTACGGTCACGACGAATGAGCGAGATAATTATGTGGCGATTGTCGTTTGCCGACGACAATCTTAATTGACTATCGCGACTCTCGGCTCCGTGACCCGCGCTCGGGTGAAACCGTTTTTCATTTTATGGGATATTTTCTCCATAGGTACCAAATGGGAAAGTTTtgcagttcacacacgactcagtgaaattatgattttatcTAAAGGTACAATGACTACAAAAGAAATGAAtacaataatgtataataaatctCGATGAACGATCTAGGAGAAAAGCAATGCATTTGCGAGTATTTATGTGCCGCGTTGTTAAAAGACCATATTTACTTGCGACGCCAAAAATAATTTCCAATTTATTAGGACAacgaacttaaaaaaaaaatctttgtgagGTTGTTAATTTCCATCAGTACTCACTTTTAGGAAACCTCTTTCAATGTCAACAATGCCAAATAGACTTAAAATTCAAGCGG includes the following:
- the LOC142976963 gene encoding uncharacterized protein LOC142976963, coding for MKITVRLFVFYVFALALTNCDDPTQIEKYDKKMKTYQLDVPGKDPITIIEKAPDDVKPGQDKWEEIAFEHNKNKDDVEMKNLMTHIVHDLDGNRPRCYGPSCQDGYNNEEDEAFDDYVLTADKLKDYGDFPQDRLQAISALAAKLKKDKIKADRYTSMNSDIINNEDQSGKVYTTWNRLKVKQHKHPYDDKDGWVTLEPVAWSTSKISKWKPNIKKQKPNHWNDDDDRFPTDEDRFPSSQESGNSYSYPQKRPAVPRPGYINNKLHVPQEYDSEIPSKPTWNKPQQATYPTSWAPDEGRRPHRPNCDNHDNYPSDDTVFYGMSDSVLTDNRPPNFPYEYEALHQSPSMSQKRPFRKPTQVVYAGPPDYDNDRVSRPPYGDGQWVLLSTTKGYRNKKRQRSLNPPPPQADDRADLSTMTSHQAVALTVLPVDKAHTNMTTSHGGLLEVEKSFQTVEESKRDMDKRHDLDVAATQFRPVKSKNRVLKRRVVSNVSPDSSTLLAAVGAGMVPATMAMVVPMMLGKRRRREISRTEDSEIDNLLYKYRR